Sequence from the Nitrospinaceae bacterium genome:
GTTTGAAAACCGACATGACCCGGCCTTTGCGCAGGTGCTTGAGAATGGCGCTGACCGTGATCAACCGCGGGTTGATCGTGATGTCCATGCCAATCGTATCGAGGATGGGCAAATATTCCGGATCGTTGGTGATGACCAGAGCCCTCTTGGCGCCGTGTTTTTTTGCCAGCAGTGCGGAAAGTATGTTGGGTTCATCGTCTTCCGAGAGCGACAGGAAAAAATCAGCTTCGTTCATATTGATATCATTGAACAGGTTCAGGTCCGTACCGCTTCCGTGATGGACGACGCACTTGGAAAGAACCTCCGCCGCCTGGTTGGCCTTTTCACGCGAAGGTTCGATGATCGATAAATCGCGGATACTTCCCTCCAGCGTTTTTGCCAAGTTAATGGATACTTCGTTAGCGCCAAAAATGACAACCTTGTTGACCTCCTCCACCGTTTTATTCAACATAGGAAGAAGAAAGGGTAAAAATCCTTTATCGACAATCGTGTAAATTTTGTCCCCCGGCTGAATCATGTCCTCAGAGCGAGGAATGATCAGTTTTCCTTCCCGGACAAGGGCAACGATGAGAAAAGAATCCATGGTGGAGACGCTGCTGAGCTCGTGGATTTTTTTGCCCGCAATGGGGGCGTCTTCAGGGATGTCGAACTCGCGCAGGAGAATTTCTCCTTCAGCAAATTCGGCGACGTTGACCACACCGGGCGTGCTGATGATCTTAAGGATGGTGTCGATAATAATGTTGCCGGGATTGATGGCCTGGTCGATACAAAGCTCTTCCGGTGAGAAGATGCGTCCGGCTTCCGTAAACTCTTCGTTGCGGATTCGTGCAAATCGTTTATCGATATTGAATCGAGAGGCAAGAAAGCACACCAGAATATTGATTTCATCCTTATCCGTGACCG
This genomic interval carries:
- the trkA gene encoding Trk system potassium transport protein TrkA is translated as MKILIVGAGVVGFNLAQELSKEGHDISIVDQDPEKMRRISDTLDVLSVIGNACLPTVLVKAGIKDMEMVIAVTDKDEINILVCFLASRFNIDKRFARIRNEEFTEAGRIFSPEELCIDQAINPGNIIIDTILKIISTPGVVNVAEFAEGEILLREFDIPEDAPIAGKKIHELSSVSTMDSFLIVALVREGKLIIPRSEDMIQPGDKIYTIVDKGFLPFLLPMLNKTVEEVNKVVIFGANEVSINLAKTLEGSIRDLSIIEPSREKANQAAEVLSKCVVHHGSGTDLNLFNDINMNEADFFLSLSEDDEPNILSALLAKKHGAKRALVITNDPEYLPILDTIGMDITINPRLITVSAILKHLRKGRVMSVFKLIEDAEVMEIGVDANSSIVNKKIAKVKFPENAMIGALLRKGEMMVPTDDIEIKAGDAVIVVALPQAIEKIEKLFGSRSKRNFLPF